A genomic stretch from Anaerococcus mediterraneensis includes:
- a CDS encoding purine-nucleoside phosphorylase, with protein sequence MNNSYDQSYFQDAKDYILSKINYKPELAIVLGSCLGNFADNIKNPTVIKYKDIPNFLLSTVDSHAGELILGDLCGKKVLCMSGRFHYYEGYDFEQLVIPVRLMKVLGIKNLILTNAAGGINPSYKPGDIMVIKDHIKLMGPSPVRGKNYEEFGPRFFDMSNAYDKDLIKLAREASKESKIDIKEGVYFYAAGPQFETPAEIKAMSILGADAVGMSTVTEVITAAHCGIKVFAMSMITNMAAGLVSQVTTEEVDQTSANNEEKFRNFLECLINKI encoded by the coding sequence GTGAATAATTCTTACGATCAGTCTTATTTCCAAGATGCGAAAGACTACATACTTTCAAAGATCAACTACAAACCAGAGCTTGCAATTGTTTTGGGCTCTTGCTTGGGCAATTTCGCTGATAATATAAAAAATCCTACAGTTATTAAATACAAGGATATACCAAATTTTTTATTATCAACAGTAGATAGCCATGCAGGAGAGCTTATTTTGGGTGATCTTTGTGGCAAAAAAGTTCTTTGTATGTCAGGTCGTTTTCATTATTATGAAGGCTATGATTTTGAACAGCTTGTAATCCCTGTTAGGCTGATGAAGGTCCTAGGGATCAAAAATTTGATTTTAACCAATGCAGCTGGTGGTATAAATCCATCCTACAAGCCTGGTGATATCATGGTTATAAAAGACCATATCAAGCTTATGGGACCAAGCCCTGTCAGAGGCAAAAACTACGAAGAATTTGGCCCAAGATTTTTTGATATGTCAAATGCCTATGATAAAGACCTCATAAAATTAGCAAGAGAGGCCTCAAAAGAATCAAAGATCGATATAAAAGAGGGCGTATATTTTTATGCAGCTGGTCCTCAGTTTGAGACTCCAGCAGAAATAAAAGCAATGAGCATTTTGGGAGCTGATGCTGTTGGCATGTCTACTGTCACAGAAGTTATAACAGCAGCTCACTGCGGGATCAAGGTTTTTGCTATGTCCATGATTACAAATATGGCAGCAGGCCTTGTTAGCCAAGTGACAACAGAAGAAGTAGACCAAACATCTGCAAATAACGAAGAAAAGTTCAGAAACTTTTTGGAGTGTTTGATAAATAAAATTTAA
- a CDS encoding ABC transporter ATP-binding protein has translation MLLEMKNISKSYGPLLANDNISLDLKKGEVLSIVGENGAGKSTIMKILYGMEEKDSGEIFIEGKKVSINSPTDAIKLGIGMIQQHFMLFDPFTVYENIVYGQEPKDKIFFDRKSSRKMVADLSEKYSLNINPDQKVQDLPVGIQQRIEILKVLYQDANIIIFDEPSAVLTPQEVEDLLETIKNLAKMGKSIILITHKLNEVMAVSDRILVMRNGKYIDCLNKDDTNIEEISYLMVGKEIPQRKVPDQERKDLVLKLDDVNLSQNGEVLLDNLSMEVYSGEIVGIAGVSGNGQSELIEAITGLREIDSGKISLAEKEIENLSVGEIRKSGLSVIPEDRYLWGCAKDANLIETAIMAHHTKDKFSKSGLLKNDTIKDFTENLLEKYDVRFTSLDQKAGELSGGNIQKLIVGREMEENTKLLIAAEPTRGVDIGAIEDIHDKLIEKRSKMDAILLISSELSEILTLSDRIYTIYKGSFNGHFTRKEANPKDIGLKMMGGGKNE, from the coding sequence ATGCTACTTGAGATGAAAAATATCAGCAAGTCCTACGGGCCCTTACTCGCCAATGACAATATAAGCCTGGACCTAAAAAAAGGCGAGGTCCTATCTATAGTTGGGGAAAACGGGGCTGGCAAATCAACAATAATGAAAATCCTCTACGGCATGGAGGAAAAAGACAGCGGTGAGATCTTTATAGAGGGCAAAAAAGTCTCTATAAATTCCCCAACAGATGCTATAAAGCTTGGCATAGGTATGATCCAACAGCACTTTATGCTTTTTGATCCCTTCACAGTCTATGAAAACATAGTCTACGGCCAGGAGCCAAAGGATAAAATATTTTTTGATAGAAAGTCTTCCAGAAAAATGGTAGCAGACTTATCCGAAAAATATTCCCTAAATATAAATCCTGACCAAAAAGTCCAAGACCTACCAGTCGGTATCCAGCAGAGGATAGAAATCCTAAAAGTCCTCTACCAGGATGCAAATATTATTATCTTTGATGAGCCATCAGCAGTCCTTACCCCCCAAGAGGTTGAAGACCTCCTTGAGACTATAAAAAACCTTGCAAAAATGGGCAAGTCAATCATCCTTATAACCCACAAACTAAATGAGGTTATGGCTGTTTCTGATAGGATTTTGGTTATGAGAAACGGGAAATATATTGATTGCCTAAACAAAGATGATACAAATATAGAAGAGATTTCCTATCTGATGGTAGGCAAAGAAATCCCACAAAGAAAAGTCCCTGACCAAGAGAGAAAAGATTTAGTTCTAAAACTAGATGATGTAAACCTTAGTCAAAACGGAGAAGTCCTCCTTGATAATCTCTCAATGGAAGTCTACTCTGGAGAGATAGTAGGCATTGCCGGCGTATCAGGCAATGGCCAATCAGAGCTAATAGAAGCTATCACCGGTCTTAGGGAGATAGATTCTGGCAAAATCAGCCTAGCAGAAAAAGAAATAGAAAACCTAAGTGTAGGCGAGATTAGGAAGTCTGGCCTGTCTGTAATCCCAGAAGACAGATACCTTTGGGGTTGTGCAAAGGATGCTAACCTCATAGAAACTGCCATCATGGCCCACCATACCAAAGATAAATTTTCTAAATCTGGTCTTTTAAAAAATGATACAATAAAAGATTTCACAGAAAATTTGCTAGAAAAATATGATGTTAGATTTACTTCTCTTGATCAAAAGGCAGGAGAGCTTTCTGGGGGCAATATCCAAAAGCTAATTGTCGGTCGTGAAATGGAAGAAAATACAAAACTCCTCATAGCAGCAGAACCAACAAGGGGTGTTGATATAGGCGCTATAGAGGATATCCACGATAAGCTTATCGAAAAAAGATCTAAAATGGATGCCATACTTTTGATTTCTTCTGAGCTTTCAGAAATCCTTACCCTATCAGATAGGATCTACACTATCTACAAGGGATCTTTTAACGGACATTTCACAAGAAAAGAAGCAAATCCAAAGGATATAGGTCTAAAGATGATGGGAGGAGGCAAAAATGAATAA
- the ahpF gene encoding alkyl hydroperoxide reductase subunit F, translating into MLDTNLKMQLAQYFDLLKTEVTIGLCAQNDENSKKVRDFVNEVASLSDKIDVVEKNLTYTPSFEIKGSFDHGKIVFAGLPLGHEFASFALAMLQAGGIDPKIDESDKKRIKSLGQADFETIVSLSCHNCPDVVQALNIMAILNPSINHTMIDGSMFQDLAESRDVLAVPAIFKGNEFFEGGKQSLGSILEKLGSKIDKDDFKDKGIFDVLIVGGGPAAATAAIYAARKGVKTGIIASEFGGQVNETLTIENIPGFKTTEGPAFMTQMQGQVQALGVDIMTGAMAASIGKANNLVEITLDNGAKLSGKTAIIATGARWRLIGIPGETEFKNKGVAYCTHCDGPLFKGKNVAVIGGGNSGIEAAIDLAGLAKEVTVLEFLPDLKADEILQEKLKTLKNVRVITNAQTTGLYGNSKLEKLTYTDRISGENHEIPVAGCFIQVGLIPNTEWLKDSAIDLSDRGEIITANDGSTNIDGIYGAGDATDTLFKQIVIAAGSGAIAALGAFNKLMISK; encoded by the coding sequence ATGTTAGATACTAATCTAAAAATGCAACTGGCCCAATATTTTGACCTCTTGAAAACAGAGGTCACTATTGGGCTTTGTGCTCAAAATGACGAAAACTCTAAAAAAGTTAGGGACTTTGTAAATGAGGTTGCAAGTCTTTCTGACAAGATAGATGTTGTTGAGAAAAATCTGACCTATACCCCTTCTTTTGAGATAAAAGGAAGCTTTGACCACGGAAAAATCGTTTTTGCAGGTCTGCCTTTAGGTCATGAGTTTGCCTCCTTTGCCCTAGCTATGCTACAAGCAGGCGGTATTGATCCAAAGATTGACGAATCAGACAAAAAAAGAATAAAATCTCTCGGTCAGGCAGATTTTGAAACAATAGTTTCTCTTTCCTGCCACAACTGTCCAGACGTAGTCCAGGCCTTAAATATCATGGCTATCCTAAATCCGTCTATAAATCATACAATGATAGATGGTAGTATGTTCCAAGATTTGGCAGAATCTAGAGATGTCCTAGCCGTGCCTGCTATCTTTAAAGGCAATGAATTTTTTGAAGGCGGCAAGCAATCCCTAGGGTCTATACTAGAAAAACTCGGCTCAAAAATTGACAAAGATGATTTCAAAGACAAAGGTATTTTTGACGTCCTAATCGTAGGCGGCGGTCCAGCTGCAGCCACAGCTGCTATCTATGCTGCTAGAAAAGGGGTCAAAACCGGAATCATCGCAAGCGAATTTGGCGGCCAGGTCAATGAAACTTTGACTATAGAAAATATCCCTGGATTCAAAACCACAGAAGGACCAGCCTTTATGACCCAAATGCAAGGCCAAGTACAAGCTTTGGGTGTAGATATCATGACAGGTGCCATGGCTGCTTCCATAGGAAAAGCTAATAATCTTGTAGAAATCACTCTAGATAATGGCGCAAAGCTTTCAGGCAAAACTGCCATCATAGCTACAGGTGCTAGGTGGAGGCTAATAGGTATCCCTGGCGAAACTGAATTTAAAAACAAGGGTGTAGCCTACTGTACCCACTGCGACGGTCCCCTATTTAAGGGCAAAAACGTAGCAGTAATTGGCGGAGGTAATTCAGGAATAGAGGCAGCTATAGACCTAGCTGGCCTTGCAAAAGAGGTTACCGTTCTAGAATTTTTGCCAGACCTAAAGGCTGACGAAATCCTCCAAGAAAAACTAAAGACCCTAAAAAATGTAAGGGTTATAACCAATGCCCAAACCACAGGTCTCTATGGAAATAGCAAACTTGAAAAACTCACCTACACCGATAGGATAAGCGGTGAAAACCACGAAATCCCAGTAGCAGGTTGCTTTATCCAGGTAGGACTAATCCCAAATACAGAATGGCTAAAAGATTCTGCTATAGATCTTTCTGACAGAGGAGAAATAATCACTGCAAATGATGGATCTACAAATATAGATGGGATCTATGGGGCAGGAGATGCCACGGATACACTTTTCAAGCAAATTGTAATAGCCGCCGGAAGCGGAGCGATAGCAGCCCTTGGCGCCTTTAATAAACTTATGATAAGTAAATAA
- the guaD gene encoding guanine deaminase, with protein sequence MSKSFAIEGKAFYSESFDQVKVINKGIFLVNDEGFIEDLFEKSHSDYEDIRKKLLEAGELRVLADDEYILPGFIDLHNHAPQWPQAGTALDSPLEVWLGKYTFPLESKYRDLEFANMIYRDLVKETLKFGTTTAMYFASVDRAPSSLLAKICGDLGQRGLVGKVVMDDPNANPDYCRDKSAKDAIEECRLFVDEVLAIKDDYKQKVYPVITPRFIPSCSDEALKGLGELAKSYKDIHIQSHVSESDWEHGYAIERYGIHDAKALDKFNLINERTVLAHACHLSEDDMKLLADRGASIAHSPISNAYFANAVLPVKTCQENNLNVGLATDISGGYSPSLYTAIRQAVISSRMLNDGVDPALASDKRGRYDSSITLNRAFYLATAGGGEALKLPIGKLEKDYAFDVQILKIDHNIPHFYEEISDIDMLHKILLLSESSNIKEVYVQGERVK encoded by the coding sequence ATGAGTAAATCATTTGCAATAGAAGGAAAGGCTTTTTATAGCGAAAGTTTTGACCAAGTAAAAGTTATAAATAAGGGGATTTTTCTGGTAAACGATGAGGGTTTTATAGAAGATCTTTTCGAAAAATCCCATAGTGATTATGAAGATATCAGAAAAAAACTATTAGAAGCGGGCGAACTTAGGGTTTTGGCTGATGATGAGTACATATTGCCAGGTTTTATAGACCTTCACAACCACGCCCCACAGTGGCCACAAGCAGGCACCGCCCTAGATAGTCCCTTGGAGGTTTGGCTGGGTAAATATACCTTCCCACTAGAAAGCAAGTATAGGGATCTTGAATTTGCAAACATGATTTATAGAGATTTGGTAAAAGAAACCCTCAAATTCGGTACAACCACAGCTATGTACTTTGCAAGTGTTGATAGGGCTCCATCAAGTCTTCTCGCCAAAATCTGTGGGGATCTCGGCCAAAGAGGTCTGGTTGGCAAGGTTGTGATGGATGATCCTAATGCAAATCCTGATTATTGCAGGGATAAGTCAGCCAAGGATGCTATAGAGGAATGTAGGCTCTTTGTAGATGAGGTTTTGGCTATAAAAGATGACTACAAGCAAAAAGTTTATCCAGTTATTACCCCTAGGTTTATACCTTCCTGCTCTGATGAGGCCCTAAAAGGTCTAGGAGAGCTTGCAAAATCCTATAAAGATATCCACATCCAAAGCCATGTCAGCGAAAGCGACTGGGAGCATGGTTATGCTATAGAAAGATACGGGATCCATGATGCCAAGGCCCTAGATAAGTTTAACCTTATAAACGAAAGAACAGTCCTAGCCCACGCTTGCCACCTATCAGAAGATGACATGAAACTTTTGGCAGATAGAGGAGCCAGTATAGCTCACAGTCCAATTTCAAATGCTTATTTTGCAAATGCAGTTCTCCCTGTCAAAACCTGCCAGGAAAATAATCTCAATGTCGGTCTTGCTACTGACATTTCCGGTGGCTATAGTCCTAGCCTTTATACAGCTATAAGACAAGCTGTGATCTCATCTAGGATGCTAAATGACGGAGTAGACCCAGCCCTAGCTAGTGATAAAAGAGGAAGATATGACTCATCTATCACCCTAAATAGAGCCTTTTACCTAGCGACAGCAGGCGGGGGCGAAGCCCTAAAACTACCTATAGGCAAACTTGAAAAAGACTATGCCTTTGATGTTCAAATCCTAAAAATAGATCATAATATCCCACATTTTTATGAGGAAATCTCTGATATAGATATGCTCCACAAAATCCTACTCTTATCAGAATCATCAAACATAAAAGAAGTCTACGTCCAAGGAGAAAGGGTCAAATAG
- a CDS encoding MerR family transcriptional regulator, protein MKYLSISEFANMFDVSRQTLIYYDKIDLFKPYEVDPKTGYRKYTYNQFSQFSFIKFLRILGFSIEKIKDLLSHDDLNILKEELNFQAEMILKERDRLAEIIETIERKLDFVDEKMKLSKDIDFDFISCPPRIYYSLGYEENIYNSSLFFNYPTLAFYNYKKESDSYDKVFGALVGFNYVKEEYENFIKYLDKYKALRFFYEGPYEDIPKVVEKAKKKFPEKKFTKDFICINILDPFLENMVNRYVTEIHIPLCE, encoded by the coding sequence ATGAAATATTTATCCATAAGCGAATTTGCAAATATGTTTGATGTCAGCAGGCAAACTCTGATATATTATGACAAAATAGACCTTTTCAAACCCTATGAAGTCGATCCTAAAACCGGCTACAGAAAATATACCTATAACCAATTTTCACAATTTTCTTTTATAAAATTTCTTAGGATCTTAGGATTTTCTATAGAAAAAATCAAAGACCTTTTAAGCCATGACGACCTAAACATCCTCAAAGAAGAACTAAACTTCCAGGCTGAAATGATCCTAAAAGAAAGAGATAGATTAGCTGAGATTATAGAAACTATTGAACGAAAACTAGACTTTGTTGATGAAAAAATGAAACTTAGCAAGGATATAGATTTTGATTTTATTTCTTGCCCACCTAGGATCTACTACTCCCTAGGCTATGAAGAAAACATCTACAACTCTTCCCTATTTTTCAATTATCCAACCCTAGCTTTTTATAACTACAAAAAGGAAAGCGACTCCTACGACAAGGTTTTTGGGGCCCTGGTCGGCTTTAATTATGTCAAGGAAGAATACGAAAACTTTATAAAATACCTAGACAAGTACAAGGCCCTGAGGTTTTTCTATGAAGGACCTTATGAAGATATCCCAAAGGTTGTAGAAAAAGCCAAGAAGAAATTCCCAGAAAAAAAATTCACCAAGGATTTTATCTGTATAAACATCCTAGATCCCTTCTTAGAAAATATGGTAAATAGGTATGTAACAGAGATCCACATCCCTCTTTGCGAGTAA
- a CDS encoding uracil-xanthine permease family protein, protein MENKIINPNEKKIEEKIPTGKALVLALQHTLVMNAYVVPLIIASILLFDDSQKVSIIQSTFLVSGITTLLQALVFMKYPLVYGASFVPVGGIIGIYMINGGNIDSWAYVVGACLIGAFVQVLLGLSKQFNKILQSLISPVVGASIVINIGLSLIPLALNSQIFIENEASLGENIIIALVTMMAMMVFSILGEKDNKVGSISRIGSGIFALLCGFLVYISFGYGNFEPVKAASFFARPALPFIDFSIKFDLASVFTMIILYFVIMTETVGSWLATSSTTQTDLTEERVNKGVTGLGISNIISSLFGVSPMTAYSSNVGVLALSKVFSRHIMTLVGAILILIGFSGKLSAIITVIPSAAIGGVFLVTSGIIALAGIGMVKNIDLDSKGQYILIISMSFAIGLNLIPEDFIKSLPVIIQYILGSSIASSALVAIILNKIIPDRKNS, encoded by the coding sequence ATGGAAAATAAAATAATAAATCCCAACGAGAAAAAAATAGAAGAAAAAATCCCTACTGGCAAGGCCCTAGTCCTTGCCCTCCAGCACACTCTAGTCATGAATGCCTATGTAGTGCCTTTGATCATAGCATCGATTTTGCTTTTTGATGATAGCCAAAAGGTCAGCATCATCCAATCGACCTTTTTGGTTTCAGGGATCACAACCCTCCTCCAGGCCCTAGTTTTTATGAAATATCCCCTAGTCTATGGGGCAAGTTTTGTCCCTGTAGGTGGTATTATAGGAATTTATATGATAAATGGCGGCAATATAGATTCTTGGGCCTATGTAGTTGGCGCTTGCCTAATAGGTGCATTTGTACAAGTCCTATTGGGATTGTCAAAACAGTTTAATAAAATCCTCCAGTCCTTAATCTCCCCAGTTGTTGGAGCAAGCATAGTTATAAATATCGGCCTATCCCTCATACCTCTAGCCCTCAATTCGCAAATTTTTATAGAAAATGAAGCTAGTTTGGGAGAAAATATTATAATTGCCCTTGTAACAATGATGGCCATGATGGTTTTTTCTATACTTGGTGAAAAGGATAATAAGGTCGGTTCTATTTCTAGAATAGGATCAGGGATTTTTGCCCTTTTGTGTGGATTTCTAGTCTACATATCTTTTGGCTATGGCAACTTTGAACCAGTCAAGGCTGCAAGTTTTTTTGCAAGGCCAGCCCTACCTTTCATAGATTTTTCTATAAAGTTTGACCTGGCATCAGTTTTTACAATGATAATTTTATACTTTGTAATAATGACAGAAACTGTTGGATCTTGGCTAGCTACAAGCTCTACAACCCAAACAGACCTTACAGAAGAAAGGGTCAACAAGGGAGTCACAGGCCTAGGTATTTCTAATATTATATCTTCACTTTTTGGAGTAAGCCCAATGACAGCCTACTCTTCAAATGTCGGAGTCCTTGCCCTATCCAAAGTTTTTTCCAGGCACATAATGACCCTTGTTGGCGCTATCCTAATACTAATAGGTTTTTCAGGGAAACTATCAGCCATCATCACCGTCATCCCATCAGCTGCTATTGGTGGAGTATTTTTGGTCACAAGCGGCATCATCGCCCTAGCAGGTATTGGCATGGTCAAAAATATAGACCTAGATAGCAAGGGCCAATATATTTTGATCATATCAATGTCTTTTGCTATAGGATTAAACCTCATACCAGAAGATTTTATAAAATCCCTACCTGTCATAATCCAGTACATACTAGGATCATCTATAGCAAGCTCTGCCCTAGTAGCTATAATTTTAAATAAAATTATCCCTGATAGGAAAAACTCATAA
- a CDS encoding DMT family transporter, whose protein sequence is MLKNKKTAIVLSIFAMFLWGSAIPTIKTTYELLDISGAQTGLKILVAGIRFFMAGIITLAYFRIFSKESFEKSTINWKFIIVLGILQTAIQYLFYYIGLSNTAGVKSSIIQAANSFIVVIISFFILPGDKISKKMIIALILGTLGIIITNKGSASDATPMKLAGEGFILISTTVNALCTVLIRKYGKSQNSFVLTGFQFLFGSTLLIITGLILKERDLILNTKALLLLIYGAFISATSFSIWTSVLKTYSASEFGVYKLFIPLFGSILSVIVLGESFTLNLAIGMILVLSGSLILNINKNKN, encoded by the coding sequence TTGTTAAAAAATAAAAAAACAGCAATTGTTTTATCTATATTTGCAATGTTTTTATGGGGGTCAGCTATACCGACTATAAAAACAACCTACGAACTTTTAGATATCAGCGGAGCCCAGACTGGGCTAAAAATTTTAGTCGCTGGTATCAGGTTTTTTATGGCAGGGATCATTACTCTAGCCTATTTTAGGATTTTCAGCAAGGAAAGTTTTGAAAAATCAACCATAAACTGGAAGTTTATAATAGTCCTTGGTATCTTGCAAACTGCTATCCAGTACCTATTTTATTATATAGGCCTATCCAACACCGCCGGTGTCAAATCATCTATAATCCAGGCTGCCAACTCTTTTATAGTTGTAATAATTTCATTTTTTATTTTGCCTGGTGATAAGATCAGCAAAAAGATGATCATAGCTCTGATTTTAGGGACCTTGGGTATTATAATTACCAATAAGGGATCTGCTTCTGATGCGACACCAATGAAGCTTGCTGGTGAGGGCTTTATCCTCATATCTACCACGGTCAATGCCTTGTGCACAGTTTTGATTAGAAAATATGGCAAGAGTCAAAACTCCTTTGTTTTGACAGGTTTTCAGTTTCTCTTTGGGTCAACCCTCCTTATCATAACAGGGCTCATCCTAAAAGAAAGAGATCTAATTTTAAATACAAAGGCTCTTTTACTTTTGATATATGGAGCCTTTATATCGGCCACATCTTTTTCTATATGGACCAGTGTCCTAAAAACCTACTCAGCCAGCGAATTTGGAGTTTATAAACTCTTTATCCCACTTTTTGGCTCTATCCTATCAGTCATAGTTTTGGGAGAATCCTTCACCCTCAACCTAGCTATAGGTATGATTTTAGTTTTATCAGGGTCATTGATCCTCAATATAAACAAAAATAAAAATTAA
- a CDS encoding BMP family ABC transporter substrate-binding protein gives MKKFLAVLLTAALALPIFVGCNANDNEEDTKAPAETKTETDSKESSKDKGEKKKIALVTDPAGTQVFVLRLIDGLKDAAEEYGFEPIVVECPDAAAFEENTRALVEEGVDFIIGGGWPSGEAINKIATEFPDKAHYALIDSEVEAENVKCISFREQEGAYLIGMLASLISEKDENTFGSVNVFQGAGSWKWRYGYMEGVKTNKPDAKFIFNYTGSFNEPAMAKEFAIQQYEQGARFINAASAGGDKGVFEAAKEKHFYTSGQDVDLTSPDNPYIVSSQIKDTYATIQYLIKGYMEEGDNWKPENEEWGLEEGTIGAVFVTHDSENPRSEKLTDDMVAKLKEAAEKIKSGEIDLKTLPDEESYK, from the coding sequence ATGAAAAAATTTCTAGCAGTCCTACTTACAGCGGCCCTAGCCTTGCCAATTTTTGTAGGATGTAATGCAAATGACAATGAAGAGGATACCAAGGCGCCAGCAGAAACTAAGACTGAGACTGACAGTAAAGAAAGCTCAAAAGATAAGGGAGAAAAGAAAAAAATCGCCCTAGTAACTGACCCAGCTGGTACCCAAGTATTTGTACTAAGACTTATCGATGGTCTAAAAGATGCAGCAGAAGAATACGGTTTTGAACCAATAGTTGTCGAATGTCCAGACGCAGCTGCCTTTGAAGAAAATACCAGAGCCCTAGTAGAAGAAGGTGTAGACTTTATCATAGGTGGTGGTTGGCCATCAGGTGAAGCTATAAATAAAATCGCTACAGAATTTCCTGACAAGGCACATTACGCCCTAATAGATTCTGAAGTAGAAGCAGAAAATGTAAAATGTATATCCTTTAGAGAGCAAGAGGGTGCTTACCTAATAGGTATGCTAGCATCTCTAATCTCTGAAAAAGACGAAAACACCTTTGGTTCTGTCAATGTATTCCAAGGTGCAGGATCATGGAAATGGAGATACGGCTACATGGAGGGAGTTAAAACCAACAAACCAGATGCCAAATTTATCTTCAACTATACAGGTAGTTTCAACGAGCCAGCCATGGCCAAAGAATTTGCTATCCAACAATACGAGCAAGGCGCTAGATTTATAAACGCAGCCTCAGCTGGTGGTGACAAGGGAGTTTTTGAAGCAGCCAAAGAAAAACACTTCTACACATCTGGCCAAGACGTAGATTTGACAAGCCCTGACAACCCATATATCGTATCTTCTCAAATCAAAGATACCTACGCAACAATCCAATACCTAATCAAAGGCTACATGGAAGAAGGCGATAACTGGAAGCCAGAAAACGAAGAATGGGGCCTAGAAGAAGGCACAATTGGTGCAGTTTTTGTAACCCACGACTCAGAAAATCCAAGAAGTGAAAAACTAACAGATGATATGGTAGCTAAACTAAAAGAAGCTGCAGAAAAAATCAAATCAGGAGAAATAGACCTTAAAACCCTACCTGATGAAGAGTCCTATAAGTAA
- the ahpC gene encoding alkyl hydroperoxide reductase subunit C, whose product MALIGKTLPEFKLDAYNPAKDEFVTVSNKDLKGSYTVLIFYPADFTFVCPTELEDMQDSYEELKALGAEVYSVSVDTHFVHKAWHDNSEAISKIKYTMIGDSNKELTRELDLLDESGKAHRATLVIDPENVIQTLEINADGIGRKANVNINKVKAAKYVAEHPGEACPAKWESESDATLTPGLDLVGKI is encoded by the coding sequence ATGGCTTTAATAGGAAAAACATTACCAGAATTTAAACTTGACGCTTACAATCCAGCAAAGGATGAGTTTGTAACAGTTTCTAATAAGGACCTAAAGGGATCTTATACTGTTCTTATTTTCTATCCAGCTGATTTTACTTTTGTATGTCCAACTGAGCTTGAAGATATGCAAGATTCTTATGAAGAGCTCAAGGCTTTAGGAGCTGAGGTTTATTCAGTTTCTGTAGATACACACTTTGTACACAAGGCTTGGCATGATAATTCAGAAGCTATTAGCAAAATTAAGTACACAATGATAGGCGATTCTAATAAAGAACTTACTAGAGAACTTGACCTTCTTGACGAATCAGGCAAGGCTCACAGGGCAACCCTTGTTATCGATCCAGAAAATGTGATCCAAACTCTAGAAATCAATGCCGATGGTATTGGTAGAAAAGCTAATGTAAATATAAACAAGGTTAAGGCAGCTAAATATGTTGCAGAGCACCCAGGCGAGGCTTGTCCTGCTAAGTGGGAAAGCGAATCAGATGCGACACTAACACCAGGGCTTGACCTAGTTGGTAAAATCTAA